Proteins from one Panthera leo isolate Ple1 chromosome D1, P.leo_Ple1_pat1.1, whole genome shotgun sequence genomic window:
- the CD1H11orf71 gene encoding uncharacterized protein C11orf71 homolog, whose amino-acid sequence MALNYVPLSAGDQRSRMAYRASHGDLNPSALALAMVSGDSFLVARREAILPGPAPRQAVRQSVQADSRRATGVGRSPPRFRKGREADGRNRSRQARFSPYPTPAVKLDLLRSVLQQRLIAVGSVVAARLSA is encoded by the coding sequence ATGGCCCTGAACTACGTGCCCCTGTCGGCCGGCGATCAAAGGAGCAGGATGGCCTACCGCGCCTCCCACGGCGATCTCAACCCGTCTGCCTTAGCCCTGGCGATGGTCTCTGGAGACAGCTTCCTCGTTGCCAGGCGTGAGGCGATTCTTCCAGGACCCGCTCCTCGTCAGGCCGTCCGGCAGAGCGTTCAGGCCGACAGCCGTCGGGCGACTGGGGTCGGCCGCAGCCCGCCACGCtttagaaagggaagggaagctgaTGGGCGGAACCGCTCCCGTCAGGCCAGATTCTCACCTTATCCGACCCCCGCGGTCAAACTGGATCTCTTAAGGAGTGTGCTGCAGCAGCGTCTGATTGCAGTTGGGAGTGTTGTCGCAGCCCGTCTTTCGGCTTAA